In Streptomyces sp. NBC_00483, a single window of DNA contains:
- a CDS encoding MFS transporter — protein sequence MHTTTIRHRGPVLALMCVGMFLVQLDVTVVNVALPHIGEDLRTDLSGLQWVVDSYTVVLAACLLGAGVIGDRWGHRTVVLVGLALFGVTSLLCGLAPSVGTLVAARALQGLAAALLLPSTLAVVNRTFPKREEKARALGVWAGVSALALPTGPVLGGVLVTAVGWRSVFLVNLPVVLVAAALTWRYVRADAPSRTGRLDVPGLLAAAVFLTALVYSAISAGRSGVSAAPVVAAVAAVLAAVALALWERRAAQPMFPPELARRPDFVGANAVAAAMNFVGIGSIFVMTLYLQKVQHRDALTAGAMLLPLFVPLAACAPVTGRLAARLGPRPPMVAGLLVGAAGSACLLVLTPASTYGDLLPTLLGLGLGMGLLTAAAVAAALQAGPPDRPGLSSGVNNTARQAAGALGIAVFGALAQDPESPARFTVGLHHIGVLAAALWLAAAALTVRVVPRPERPH from the coding sequence ATGCACACCACAACAATCCGGCATCGCGGCCCGGTCCTGGCGCTCATGTGCGTCGGCATGTTCCTGGTGCAACTCGATGTCACCGTCGTCAATGTCGCGCTCCCCCATATCGGAGAGGACCTGCGCACCGACCTTTCCGGGCTGCAATGGGTGGTCGATTCCTACACTGTCGTTCTCGCCGCGTGCCTGCTGGGCGCGGGGGTGATCGGTGACCGGTGGGGGCATCGCACGGTGGTGCTCGTCGGGCTCGCGCTGTTTGGCGTTACGTCGCTGCTGTGCGGTCTCGCGCCGAGCGTCGGCACGCTGGTCGCGGCGCGGGCGCTGCAGGGTCTCGCGGCGGCGCTCTTGCTGCCGAGCACGCTCGCCGTGGTGAACCGGACGTTTCCGAAGCGGGAGGAGAAGGCGCGGGCCCTGGGGGTGTGGGCCGGGGTGTCGGCGCTCGCGCTGCCGACGGGCCCCGTGCTCGGAGGTGTGCTGGTCACCGCGGTGGGGTGGCGGTCCGTGTTTCTCGTCAATCTGCCGGTGGTGCTCGTGGCCGCCGCCCTGACCTGGCGATACGTGCGGGCCGACGCGCCGTCCCGCACCGGGCGCCTCGATGTGCCGGGACTGCTCGCCGCGGCCGTCTTCCTCACCGCTCTCGTCTATTCGGCGATCTCGGCCGGGCGCTCCGGGGTGTCCGCGGCTCCGGTCGTCGCGGCGGTGGCCGCCGTGCTCGCCGCTGTCGCCCTCGCGCTGTGGGAGCGGCGGGCGGCGCAGCCGATGTTCCCGCCGGAGTTGGCCCGCAGGCCGGACTTCGTCGGGGCCAACGCGGTGGCCGCCGCCATGAACTTCGTCGGGATCGGCTCGATCTTCGTGATGACGCTGTATCTGCAGAAGGTCCAGCACCGCGACGCCCTGACGGCGGGGGCGATGCTGCTGCCGCTGTTCGTGCCGTTGGCCGCGTGCGCGCCCGTCACGGGGAGGCTCGCCGCACGCCTCGGACCGCGGCCGCCGATGGTCGCCGGGCTGCTCGTGGGGGCAGCGGGCTCCGCCTGTCTGCTGGTACTCACGCCCGCGTCCACGTATGGCGATCTGCTGCCGACGCTCCTCGGGCTCGGGCTGGGCATGGGGCTGCTGACCGCTGCCGCGGTCGCCGCCGCGTTGCAGGCGGGGCCGCCGGACCGGCCCGGCCTGTCGTCCGGCGTCAACAACACCGCGCGGCAGGCGGCCGGCGCGCTCGGCATCGCGGTGTTCGGGGCGCTGGCGCAGGACCCGGAGTCGCCGGCCCGGTTCACGGTGGGGCTGCACCACATCGGCGTACTGGCCGCCGCGCTGTGGCTGGCCGCCGCCGCGTTGACGGTGCGTGTCGTGCCGCGTCCCGAGCGGCCGCACTGA
- the modB gene encoding molybdate ABC transporter permease subunit, translating into MAANDTVEGGARRRRGRVPPLPLLVPALVGLAFLVVPLIALLVRAPWAQLPEQLTSPEVWQALQLSLVCATLATLVSLVLGVPLAWLLARTEFPGRGLVRALVTLPLVLPPVVGGVALLTALGRNGVVGQYLVSWFGITLPFTTTGVVIAEAFVAMPFLVISVEGTLRAADPRYEEAATTLGASRFTAFRRVTLPLIAPGIAAGAVLAWARALGEFGATITFAGNFPGRTQTMPLAVYLAMQSDPAAAISLSLVLLAVSITVLAGLRDRWMTAS; encoded by the coding sequence GTGGCGGCGAACGACACCGTGGAGGGTGGGGCGCGGCGGCGCCGTGGCCGCGTCCCTCCGCTGCCGCTGCTTGTACCCGCGCTCGTGGGCCTTGCGTTCCTTGTGGTGCCGCTGATCGCACTGCTCGTACGGGCCCCGTGGGCGCAGCTGCCCGAGCAGCTGACCAGCCCCGAGGTGTGGCAGGCGCTCCAACTGTCGCTGGTGTGCGCCACGTTGGCGACGCTGGTGAGTCTGGTGCTCGGGGTGCCGCTGGCCTGGCTGCTCGCGCGCACGGAGTTCCCGGGGCGCGGTCTCGTACGGGCCCTGGTGACGCTGCCGCTGGTGCTGCCGCCCGTGGTGGGCGGCGTCGCCCTGCTCACCGCGCTCGGGCGCAACGGTGTCGTGGGGCAGTACCTGGTCTCCTGGTTCGGGATCACGCTGCCGTTCACCACGACCGGTGTCGTGATCGCCGAGGCCTTCGTGGCGATGCCGTTCCTCGTGATCAGCGTCGAGGGCACGCTGCGTGCGGCCGACCCGCGCTACGAGGAGGCCGCCACGACGCTCGGCGCCTCCCGGTTCACCGCGTTCCGGCGGGTGACGCTGCCGCTGATCGCGCCCGGGATCGCAGCCGGCGCGGTGCTCGCGTGGGCGCGGGCGCTCGGCGAGTTCGGCGCGACGATCACCTTCGCCGGCAACTTCCCCGGCCGCACCCAGACCATGCCGCTCGCCGTGTACCTCGCCATGCAGAGCGACCCGGCCGCGGCGATCTCCCTCAGCCTGGTGCTGCTCGCCGTGTCGATCACGGTGCTTGCGGGCCTGCGTGACCGCTGGATGACCGCGTCATGA
- a CDS encoding TOPRIM nucleotidyl transferase/hydrolase domain-containing protein, which translates to MKAFHQAVTEWAAGGSGTPARELAVRLRVRSAVLLEGLSDVAAVDALAERRGRDLAAEGVCVVSMGGAMNVGRYARLLGPAGLGLRLTGLCDERERRYYDRALEPAGGQIEGPGSGTVFVCIADLEDEFIRALGVARVEQVVREAGEWHPWQTFARQPAQQDRPAHRRLRRFLGTKAGRKIRYGRLLTEAAYDAGCVPAPLEELFAQL; encoded by the coding sequence ATGAAGGCGTTCCACCAGGCGGTCACCGAGTGGGCCGCCGGTGGTTCCGGCACGCCGGCCCGGGAGCTGGCCGTACGTCTGCGGGTGCGCAGCGCCGTACTCCTCGAAGGGCTCAGTGACGTCGCGGCGGTTGACGCGCTCGCCGAGCGGCGCGGGCGGGACCTCGCGGCCGAGGGCGTGTGCGTCGTGTCCATGGGCGGCGCGATGAACGTGGGCCGTTACGCCCGGCTGCTCGGACCGGCAGGGCTCGGACTGCGACTGACCGGGCTGTGCGACGAGCGCGAGCGGCGCTATTACGACCGCGCGCTGGAACCGGCCGGCGGGCAGATCGAAGGGCCGGGCAGCGGCACCGTTTTCGTGTGCATCGCGGACCTGGAGGACGAGTTCATCCGCGCGCTCGGCGTCGCACGGGTCGAGCAGGTCGTCCGGGAAGCCGGCGAGTGGCACCCCTGGCAGACCTTCGCCCGCCAGCCCGCCCAGCAGGACAGGCCCGCGCACCGCCGCCTGCGCCGCTTCCTCGGCACCAAGGCCGGCCGCAAGATCCGCTACGGACGACTGCTGACCGAGGCGGCGTACGACGCCGGGTGCGTGCCCGCGCCGCTCGAGGAGCTTTTCGCGCAGCTGTAG
- the modA gene encoding molybdate ABC transporter substrate-binding protein, protein MLQVTGIGAAALLTLSACGSSDSGSGASDADSSGASSGKKLSGTVNVFAAASLKESFTKLGKQFEKEHPGTKVTFNFGGSDSLAAGITGGAPADVFAAASPKTMKTVTDAGDADGKPSTFVRNQLEIATLPGNPNKVSSLKDLTKPGQKVVLCAKEVPCGAAAQTALSASKLKLTPVSYEQDVKSALTKVELKEADAAVVYKTDVHAAGDKVEGVEFPESKDAINDYPIAPLKKAPNAAAGKAFIELVKSSDGQKALTEAGFLKP, encoded by the coding sequence ATGCTTCAGGTGACCGGCATCGGGGCGGCGGCGCTGCTGACCCTGAGCGCCTGCGGATCGTCCGACTCCGGGTCCGGTGCGTCCGATGCGGACTCGTCGGGGGCGTCCAGCGGCAAGAAGCTGTCCGGGACGGTGAACGTGTTCGCCGCCGCCTCCCTCAAGGAGAGCTTCACGAAGCTGGGCAAGCAGTTCGAGAAGGAGCACCCCGGCACCAAGGTCACCTTCAACTTCGGCGGCAGCGACAGCCTCGCCGCGGGCATCACCGGCGGCGCCCCCGCCGATGTGTTCGCGGCCGCGAGCCCCAAGACGATGAAGACGGTGACCGACGCCGGTGACGCCGACGGCAAGCCGAGCACCTTCGTCCGCAACCAGCTGGAGATCGCCACCCTCCCCGGCAACCCGAACAAGGTGTCGTCCCTGAAGGACCTCACGAAGCCCGGCCAGAAGGTCGTGCTGTGCGCAAAGGAGGTGCCGTGCGGTGCCGCCGCGCAGACGGCCCTCAGCGCCAGCAAGCTGAAGCTCACCCCGGTCTCGTACGAGCAGGACGTCAAGAGCGCCCTGACGAAGGTGGAGTTGAAGGAGGCGGACGCGGCGGTCGTGTACAAGACGGATGTGCACGCGGCGGGTGACAAGGTGGAGGGCGTGGAGTTCCCCGAGTCCAAGGACGCCATCAACGACTACCCGATCGCCCCGCTGAAGAAGGCGCCGAACGCCGCGGCGGGCAAGGCGTTCATCGAGCTGGTCAAGTCCTCCGACGGGCAGAAGGCGCTGACCGAGGCCGGGTTCCTGAAGCCGTGA
- a CDS encoding ABC transporter ATP-binding protein encodes MTDLQKTVQYEDVAGAGLDARLVVDRGTFRLDVALTANPGDVVALLGPNGAGKTTALRALAGLTPLDAGHLRLDGTPLDGTPPESRPVGVVFQDYLLFPHLSALDNVAFGPRCQGAAKADARTQAQAWLDRMGLAEHAGAKPRRLSGGQAQRVALARALATRPRLLLLDEPLAALDARTRLDVRAQLRRHLAEFEAVAVLVTHDPLDAMVLADRLVVIEHGHVVQEGAPSDVARRPRTDYIAQLVGLNLYRGRAEGHTVHVDDDGPAITTTEELNGPVFVAFPPSAVTLHRERPTGSSARNLWRCEVSGMETHGDQIRAALSGDLPLAADLTTVAAAELDLHPGAKVWATVKATQTHAYPA; translated from the coding sequence ATGACCGACCTTCAGAAGACGGTGCAGTACGAGGATGTGGCGGGGGCGGGGCTCGACGCGCGGCTCGTCGTGGACCGCGGCACCTTCCGGCTGGACGTCGCGCTCACCGCGAACCCCGGCGACGTCGTCGCGCTGCTCGGCCCGAACGGGGCCGGGAAGACCACCGCGCTGCGGGCGCTGGCGGGACTGACGCCGCTCGACGCCGGACACCTCCGCCTCGATGGCACCCCGCTCGACGGCACGCCGCCCGAGTCGCGCCCGGTGGGCGTGGTGTTCCAGGACTATCTGCTGTTCCCGCATCTGAGCGCGCTCGACAATGTGGCGTTCGGGCCGCGCTGCCAGGGCGCCGCGAAGGCGGATGCTCGTACGCAGGCGCAGGCCTGGCTCGACCGGATGGGGCTCGCGGAGCACGCCGGGGCGAAGCCGCGTCGGCTGTCCGGCGGCCAGGCGCAGCGGGTCGCGCTCGCCCGCGCGCTCGCCACGCGGCCCCGGCTGCTGCTCCTCGACGAGCCGCTCGCCGCGCTCGACGCCCGCACCCGCCTGGACGTGCGCGCCCAACTCCGCCGCCACCTGGCCGAGTTCGAGGCGGTGGCGGTGCTTGTCACCCACGATCCGCTGGACGCGATGGTGCTGGCCGACCGGCTCGTCGTCATCGAGCACGGCCACGTCGTCCAGGAGGGCGCCCCGTCGGACGTCGCGCGCCGCCCGCGCACGGACTACATCGCCCAGCTCGTCGGCCTCAATCTGTACCGGGGCCGCGCCGAGGGCCACACCGTCCACGTCGACGACGACGGCCCCGCGATCACGACGACGGAGGAGCTGAACGGCCCGGTCTTCGTCGCGTTTCCGCCCAGCGCGGTGACGCTGCACCGGGAGCGGCCCACGGGGTCGAGCGCGCGCAATCTGTGGCGGTGCGAGGTGAGCGGGATGGAGACGCACGGCGACCAGATCCGCGCCGCCCTCTCCGGCGACCTCCCCCTCGCCGCGGACCTGACGACAGTGGCGGCGGCCGAACTCGACCTGCACCCCGGCGCGAAGGTGTGGGCCACGGTCAAGGCGACACAGACGCACGCGTATCCGGCGTGA
- a CDS encoding TOBE domain-containing protein, producing MQSYTIGQAARLLGVSPDTARRWADAGRIVTHRDASGHRVVQGKDLAAFSVELAAGDDADDHPSYTSVRNAFPGIVTAVKLGDVAAQVEIQAGPHRLVSLLTREAVEELGLEVGMEATARVKSTNVHIDRA from the coding sequence ATGCAGTCCTACACAATCGGCCAGGCCGCACGGCTGCTCGGCGTCAGCCCCGACACCGCGCGGCGGTGGGCGGACGCCGGGCGGATCGTCACACACCGCGACGCGAGTGGGCACCGGGTCGTCCAGGGCAAGGATCTCGCCGCGTTCTCCGTGGAGTTGGCCGCGGGCGACGACGCCGACGACCACCCCTCGTACACCTCCGTGCGCAATGCCTTCCCCGGCATCGTCACCGCCGTGAAGCTCGGCGACGTCGCCGCCCAGGTGGAGATCCAGGCCGGGCCGCACCGGCTGGTCTCGCTCCTCACGCGAGAGGCGGTGGAGGAGCTGGGCCTGGAGGTCGGCATGGAGGCCACCGCCCGCGTGAAGTCGACGAATGTCCATATCGACCGTGCGTGA